Proteins encoded together in one Luteimonas fraxinea window:
- the accC gene encoding acetyl-CoA carboxylase biotin carboxylase subunit: MLEKVVIANRGEIALRILRACHTLGIRTVAVHSTVDRNLKHVAMADESVCIGPPPSAQSYLDMPAIIAAAEVTDAQAIHPGYGFLSENADFAERVEQSGFIFIGPKAETIRLMGDKVEAIRAMKEAGVPCVPGSGGPLGDDAATNVKIAREIGYPVIVKAAGGGGGRGMRVVHTEAALVNAIATTKQEAKAAFSNDMVYMEKFLENPRHVEIQVLADGQGGAIHLGERDCSMQRRHQKVVEEAPAPGITLEARAQIGKVCVDACIRIGYRGAGTFEFLYEDGRFYFIEMNTRIQVEHPVTELVTGVDLVREQLMIASGHKLSIKQEDVVLTGHAIECRINAEDPDTFMPSPGTIRHFHAPGGPGVRVDTHVYEGYAVPPNYDSMIGKLIVHGPDRETAIARMRVALSEMVVDGIKTNIPLQQRIMRDQGFAAGGQNIHYLEKRLAERKNKTLAIG, encoded by the coding sequence ATGCTGGAAAAAGTCGTCATCGCCAATCGCGGTGAGATCGCGCTGCGCATTCTGCGCGCGTGTCACACCCTCGGCATCCGCACGGTCGCGGTGCACTCCACCGTCGACCGCAATCTCAAGCACGTGGCGATGGCCGACGAGTCGGTCTGCATCGGCCCGCCGCCGTCCGCGCAGAGCTATCTCGACATGCCGGCGATCATCGCCGCGGCCGAGGTCACCGACGCCCAGGCGATCCACCCCGGCTACGGCTTCCTCAGCGAGAACGCCGACTTCGCCGAACGCGTCGAACAGTCGGGCTTCATCTTCATCGGGCCGAAGGCCGAGACCATCCGCCTGATGGGCGACAAGGTCGAGGCGATCCGCGCGATGAAGGAAGCCGGCGTGCCCTGCGTGCCCGGTTCCGGCGGCCCGCTCGGCGACGACGCGGCGACCAACGTCAAGATCGCCCGCGAGATCGGCTATCCGGTCATCGTCAAGGCGGCCGGTGGCGGCGGCGGACGCGGCATGCGCGTGGTCCACACCGAGGCCGCACTGGTCAACGCGATCGCGACGACCAAGCAGGAAGCCAAGGCCGCGTTCTCGAACGACATGGTCTACATGGAGAAGTTCCTCGAGAACCCGCGCCATGTGGAGATCCAGGTGCTGGCCGACGGCCAGGGTGGCGCGATCCATCTGGGCGAGCGCGACTGCTCGATGCAGCGTCGCCACCAGAAGGTCGTCGAGGAAGCGCCGGCACCCGGCATCACGCTCGAAGCGCGCGCGCAGATCGGCAAGGTCTGCGTGGATGCCTGCATCCGCATCGGCTACCGCGGCGCGGGCACGTTCGAGTTCCTCTACGAGGACGGCCGCTTCTACTTCATCGAAATGAACACCCGCATCCAGGTCGAGCATCCGGTGACCGAGCTGGTGACGGGCGTCGATCTGGTGCGCGAGCAGCTGATGATCGCGTCGGGCCACAAGCTGTCGATCAAGCAGGAAGACGTGGTGCTGACCGGTCACGCGATCGAGTGCCGCATCAACGCCGAGGATCCGGACACCTTCATGCCCTCGCCCGGCACGATCCGCCACTTCCACGCACCGGGTGGCCCCGGCGTGCGCGTCGACACGCACGTCTACGAAGGCTATGCGGTGCCGCCGAACTACGACTCGATGATCGGCAAGCTGATCGTGCACGGCCCGGATCGCGAAACCGCGATCGCGCGCATGCGCGTGGCGCTGAGCGAGATGGTCGTCGACGGCATCAAGACCAACATCCCGCTGCAGCAGCGGATCATGCGCGACCAGGGCTTCGCGGCCGGTGGACAGAACATCCACTACCTCGAGAAGCGTCTGGCCGAACGCAAGAACAAGACGCTGGCGATCGGCTGA